ATATCCTTTCTTCTCCCCATCTTTTTCAGTAAAGATAACTGTGCTACCAGTCCTCTTGATAAGGGGGCTGTCATCTTTCCTAGCTCACCAAAATCTTGATATTGCCTCTGCATCTTTCTACTGTTAAACTCAAATCTCAGATCTGTCAACACACCATCctcaaaggaaaagaatggattTTATAACCTACTTCTTAAATACTTAGCTAATAGTCTTTTCCCTTCTTGGTGGTCCTCAGATTAAGAACTACCTAGTTACCCTGATGCATAAGTAACACTGCTGAGGAACTGTCCAAGTTATATTTCACATCCCATTCTATCATTTAGGTCAGAGGGAGATCAGAACCCCACTAGAGAGTGTTCCTGATTCCCAGCTATCGGTCCTGCAGGTGAGCTCTGACAATTCTAACTTGTCTATGCATGTAAACTCACACAGTTAGGCCTGCACACTAAATGACCTGTCTGCCCCCATGTTAGGCTGGTAGAATGTAACTAGGGGAGAATGACTTGGGTTGCAAGTGTAGTAACCCTATGTTCAAAATTTTCCAGAATGGTCTCAATTTCAAAGGTTCTATCCTACTTCCAGATTAGCTTCCTGATTTGGAGTTTAAAAATTAGGTCACATAGTGATGAGAGTCTTTAAGCTTAGAGGTCTTCACCagggtgaaataaaaatatgtggaCACAACTGTATTTGTAGTTCCACAACAAAGTATTTCAGTGGATTGTATCTTTTGGGCTTGAACTAAGGAAAACTACTTTCACTTTTCCCAAGAGAGCTAGAATGTTTGATAACTGTATGGGACTGATTCTGATCTAGCCAACAAGAGGAAAAGGCATGAGAATGCAAAGAGAGGTTTGTAAAGAGCTCTATTAAATGAAAATTCCAGTCTCACCTTTTAAATGAACTTCATACCTTGAACTTTGAGGATATTTAggcccttcttcctttccaagctcCTAGTGATCTCAGGGACAGCTTCTTCATACTAAAATACTTTTTTGCTCCCATATTCCAAAATAGCCTTTATTTTCATCAGCAAGAAATTAGGGCCTAAGCTCTAAGAGGTAACACTGGGGAAATAACACCTCTCCCTAAGATCCCCACATATGGAGGGATTAATCTACAGATTAAAAAGACTTAAACTTTTAAACCATCTGCAAATAGGTGGTCCCTAATTGGATCCTGATTGAAACAAACTGCAAAAAAACATTCATgacatagttgaggaaaattGAATACTGACAGGACATTTGATACTAACATTTTTTAGATGTGATGATATTGTGGTTTTCTAAAATAGTCCTTATTTTCTGAAGatatacatgaaaatatttatggatggGAAATAAAATGATGTGTTTGGGTTTTGTCCTAGTATAATCCAGTGGAGGGGGGGACAGTGGGAAAGGTAGAAATGAAAGATTGGCCATGAGTTATTTGTGGAAGTTGGGTGATGGGTATATGTGAGTTCATTATACTATcctacttttgtatttttaaaaaaaatttgcataagaaagttttaaaattttaaagttattgaAGAAAGTACCCCTTCCTCAGAGGTATAAGAATTTTGCCTTCCTGGTAATCATCTCTGGGTATGGCAGTCATATATTCCAGATTTTCTAAAATAGTTTGATTTTCAAATAGTCTGCTTTGTCACCATAAACCATTGATACGCTCTGGAGTTTCATAAGTAGCAACAAAGCCTTTATAAGATTGGATGTATCAGATCTTAGTTTGGGAGAGTTAATTATCATGCAATGGAGAAAAACTAGGGAAGCAGCAAGGGTGATTTACTGTCCTGATCATCTTTATATATAGCTTGAGAGGGCCTTACTTGCCCTTTTTGTTGTGATAACACCCGTATATTTCTTCCTGTCCTCTGCTGCAGACTGTCTACCAACAACAGAGGCAAATGGGATTACCCAGGGGGAGAGAAGCATGGACCACCCCCAGATAGACCATCTTCAATGTCTGATCTATACACACTGCTGAAGGACGGACTGTAGCATCCAGTATCCATTAGGGGTGAAGGCTTTTGAAAATGTACCCCTGCCTTGTTTCCTGGTGTCATTCTGTACCTTAGTCTCTCTTGATTTTTACCCCTTACACGCTCTATCATCTCTCAGGAAAAGTGGTCAGTCCTTACATAAGGCTAGTCTTTGGGAAGTGCTTATGTTTCTATCACAAGAGAGAGGTAGCTCCCTACATTTCTACAACTTGAAACAAAGGTTGTTAAAACAATTCTTAGCATCATTGCAGGGGGAGGGATAATAAACTTATCAACCAGGTTTcaattctgtgttttgttttttagctttgGATATACTTTGCCATTGCAAATGTTAATAGGCAACATTTCTGTTCTTTGTCCTATTTTATTACACTTTTTCTATTTGCCTATTGTTTCCTAGTTACTATTAAATATGttgattttcctttctgtcaaaATGATAACAGCTGGGGACAGAGTATTTCCAGCTTACTAAAGAATGTAGATAACATGCCCTTGATTGCTACTACAACTCTATTGTTATTAGAAGCTCTAGAATGGTGGAATAGGCAAAGAACACTGAGATAATTCAAACCTGTCTTCTACTTTGGGTACTAAGGGATAGAAATGAGGAATTAAATAGGTGGGCCACTGGCAGGCAGGCCTTAggtgaaaatattggaaaaacatAAAGATAGCAGGCATCTGCCATAAATAAAGTAGGTCTTGGCAATAAACTTGTAGTTGAACTAGGATCTCACTATCCCTTCTGGAACTctgagctttatttttaaaactattcctAGACATGTTCCCTTTGGGGCAAGAGCCTGTGCCATAGCAGATGGAATCACTTCCAAGACTGGTGTATCTCTAAATGTCACTGTTGAAGCCTCAGAAATTTTAGTCATCATCATCTGATGGCTAGAAAATAATCTGCCTGATGATAGATGCTGACctgcatttttaaagtgtttttcttcatcttttaatttACCTCAACATGTCCTGAGCcttcataaaaaacaaaaagcaagaactATACTAATTTGGAAATGTTAATGAATTTGCTCCCTTAACCTCTAAACCATAGAAGTGGCAAAGTGGaggaaaaacagttttatttttggcCTTTTTATTATTCTAGCAATTTGAGGCttccacttttttatttttagatggttaATAACCCATTGATATGTTATTTGCTATATGTCTGACCTCAGCTGAGGAAAATCATTCTAAAACATCAATAATTATTTCAGTTAAAGACCCTTCTGTCCCCAAGACAGAcaatataaagaaaggaaaaagtctcTTTTCTGGACACAAATTAAACCAACATCAAAAAGATAAAAACTCAGTCTCTGTCAAGCTGGGCAGATTGTGTCAGGTTTGTAAAACCAAACCTGGAACCCACCTCCACCGTCCTGACCAGTAGAAACCATTCCCTCTCCTCCATCCCTCTCTAACCTAATTCTACTTCATGTAAAGACATCTCCCCTAATTCCCACCTCCATTAAATACCCAGTCTAAATTATTCTCCACCCAATTATTAACCTTTTTCACAAGCTCCACGGGGAAGATTTACCCTGAGACAAAGAGTGAGCAGAATGGGGAttttagagaggaaaaaaaggtgcAAGGCAAAGTGGTCCCAGTATCCCAGCATCAGAAGTGAAAACACTCTGTTCTGTGACTCAATAATGAACCACATAAAGTCAAGTTGGTatgagaaagaggaaatatttgtGAGAAGAGTAGGACATACTGAGATTCTTGGCTGCATTATGCGTGGACTTGTgctcagagagaagaaaaggggtGCAAGGCAGCTTTATATTCAGGGAAAATGGTGGGACTCAGGGGGGATGCGCTAGAATCATCAATTGAATAAaaattctttcctccttttcaatCTTCCTATAGATGTGGGGTTAAGGTCTTGTCTCTCTGTAGTACATTAAGGGTAAAGACCAGAAGCTACAAGGAGAGCAAGACGTGTTCCCTGCCCCATAGTTTGGAACAGATCCTTAGCGCACTCTTCAGAGATAGGGAGCTGGGTCTCTGCCCATCCAATTCCCACCTCATTTTATGCCCTGTGGTCCTTCCTGCTCCACCTTTGCTACATCCCCCTCTCCTCCACTCCCAAGAACACAAAGTTTTCAGTTCTTTGCCacatggtaatttaaaaaaagtggttTCCTTGTTTAAAAGTTACTAAGTTGGTTCATCTTTTAGTAACAGACTCCCCTCCCTAGCCCCCCATCAGTCCTGTATAAtcacatcatcatcatcgtcttcctcctcctcttcctcttcttcatccCCATCATCTTCTGGCAGTTCTtcatcctcctcttcttcttcttcatctaGACAAACTACCACCTCAGCTGGCTCAGGTAATCGAGAGTCAAACCAATCCAGTACCTGCTGGGTGCTAAGCCGTGATGCTTGACTCAATTGAGGGATGTCACTTTCCCTTAGCTCTTGATGTGCTGCCCAGTACCTTTCCAAGGGTCGTATAtccggtgggggtgggggattgggCAGAGGTGGAGTCTCAGCCCATTCATTCAAAGAACGAGCTGACGGTGGTGGTGTGGGAGTTGCCAGGTCCTGAAAACTAGGGGCACCAGGTACTACATTGTCCCGAAACCACTTTAGTTGGCCATGCTTCAAGGCATAGCGTGTGTCACCAAACCACTGAATGATCTCAGGCCGAGGTAAACCAGTAATCTGTTCTAATTTATGGTAATCCTCCCGCCGTGCCCATTGgcactgtaaaaaaaaagatttgaggaTAGCCAGCTGCTCTTTGGTTTTGCGCTTGGTCTTTCGCTGGCGTTGCATATCTGGGGAAAGGTACTCCGCAGGGCCAACTCTACCTGATACTGAGTTATGCCGTAGGCCCTGGGGCCAAGCTGGCTCCAAATGTGGGGGTAATGCCTGCTCATTGGGCGACAGTGGCTGTGGGGTACAGCCCAGTGTCTGGAGGGGTTTAGAGGCAGCAGTAGCTCCATTAGCCAGTACCTGGAAAGAAGAAGAGGTAGAAGAGGAAGGAGTCACACTAGATGCTGACCCCTGCTTACAACGACTGGCAAGTAATGATATTGGTGGGGGCTTATCCCGAGCACGTGGCTGGTGGACAGCTGTGGAGTGGTTCCAGGAAGCAGAACCAAGGCCCTGTGACTGGTCAGGACCGCTGCCTGCCTGCTTCTTAGAAAGGCCACCACTATGAAGATCCTGCCAAAATCCTGATTGGTGGGAGAGTATCCCACTGCCCAGTGCCAAACGGGGCTCCTTTGCTTTCTGGTGACTCAGTGGCAGTGGTGTTATCTGAGAGGATTCTTCAGACTCTACCTTCAATCCTTTCATCTGGGTGGGCTCACTAGGAGTCAGGGTACCTACTCCAAGACCAACCTGTTCTGGAGGTGGCACTGGAGAAGGAGGGACCTCTTCCAGAGGCCTCCCTGAATGATGAGTAAAAGAGAGAAGGGATTTGAAATGGAGTTGGTCCCGATGGTAGACCACTCGGGCTCGAGTCTCTTCTATTTCCTCAGATGACCAGCTAATGCCACAGCGGAGGCGCTGGACCATGAACCAAGTCTTGACTTTCTCCATCTGCAGTCCATAGCGTAGGCAGAGAAGAGCAATGTCTGCTAGGCTGGGGTAGGGAAAGTAGCTGAAGGTTTGTAGCAAGTGTTCATTGCTGTCCAGCTCACTGGTCTGTGCTGCTTGGGTCCACAcaagctgcagctcctcagagATTGGAGGGAGGCAAATGAGACCACCTAGGGAGCTATTAAGACTGCTGGCCTCTTTATTAGGAGGCATGGTGCTTTCTGATTTTTGTCCCTCAGAGATAGctgtaataaaaagagaaacagttcAATCACTGGGACTCCTCTTCCACTACACTGCTCAATTTCTACCACACAAACTGTTGGAACCAAAACAATCAACTTTGTACCCTGTTGTACTACTTTTAAGGTGCTTTTACAATTTCTCAGTTAATTTTCATAACCTTGTGAAGTTATCAGAGCCTGCTATAATTCCCgttttacatatgaaaaaaacaaagtccAAAGAAGTTATCTCAAGTCACATGACTAGTGAGCGTGTCACCAAGACAAAAATCCGTCTTTATTAAGAAGGAAAATTCATTCTCATAGAGCCTTTACCTTTCCAATTCAACCTCACTTCTGGGAGCTATCTTCAACTCTCACCCTCTAAGTTCATGGAAGAGTCACAAAATGAAGACTCAACCACAAAAAAAGAGCAGCAGTAATCTCAGAACTGTTACAAACTCTTTCTCTCTGAACAATCTGTGATTATCTCTAGAATGTGGGGGGATAGTCGGGAAGGCAATGGATGACTATCCAGGACAGCACTGTTCCTCTGCCCAGCCTCCagctcccttttctttctcttgtaacTTGGTGGAGCTGGGGGAGGGAAAGGATAGCACCTTTAAGCCCTCAGCCCAAACCTGACAGCTTTACTTTTCCATCTCTCAGTAAGATGAAAGGTAGGTGAGAGCTCTGGGATAAATAGGGCTCACTCCCCCTGGGTTTTGGTCAAGTGAGGACAGAGAGGGGAATGTATCCTCCTCCTAGTCAGTCTAGGAACAAAAGGTTATCCCTTCCCCCAGCCTTTGTTTCTTCCAGCTGCTCAGCCTCTCTCCAGGGAGCCTGGAGTGCTCCCTTAAACTTTAGTGCCTGTTCCACACAGGGCTGGAGGCCTGCTGCTCTTATCTTTTCAGTCCAGCCTTCTTCTCAAGACCAGGTGGACAGGCTTATTATAAACTGCCCCCAGTTCCTTCACGCTACCCAGCAGCACCACTGCTCCCAGGGCTATGGGTGTGGGAACTGCAAGGGTAGTCCCTGACTACGCATCATTCCTGAAACACCTGCTCAAGTCCTTTCCCAGAATAATTTTGTTCATAGAAATTTAACTCAGCACCCTGTGTGGGCATTAGCGATCCTTTGGCACATCTGTCGTCTTTTACTCTTAGGGGAATCCCATCTGTGTTTATAAACATTACTTCTGATCTGTTAAGGATGAGACAGGATCCCCATGTAAGTGCTAGATGGATTGAGAAAATAAATCTCAAGTCCAGGAAGTCAAGGATAGAGCAGTGTATTATCAGGGATTATATATGAtgattagaaaattcagaaacatttCAACATGTGTCACCATTCCCGTTTTCCCCATCACCACTATTTTTGTAAATGCTTAAATatcactttctttccttttatagcATACTCTTAAGAGACAGCTGATCCATCagctcatctttttcttttttttttttttaacttttattgtggtaacataacaCAGAATGTACCATTTTAACCAcatcatgtgtacaattcagtgatagaTATTAGTTACATTCATAATGTGCTACGAACACTACCATTCCTTTCACCATCTTCTTTTAAGAGGTGAATCCAACAAACTAAAGCCCtcacatattttaaaagcaatgcAGGAAAAGGATCTTAAGAGGGTAAAAGGAGGCAGCATGGCATGATGGGTAGAAATATGAATTCTTGAGTAAGGCAGACCTGTAAGTTTGAATCCCAAttctgccatttaccagctgcACGATCTGGGGAAATTATTGAACTTAAATGAGCCTCACTTTCCTAATGTATAAAAATGGAGACAATGCTGTGTACATGAACTGCTATTTTTAACCAGCACCTAGTGTGTGCTAGGCACTCGGCATGGTGGGGCATGAGCGGCTGGTCTTAAGAAAGCAAGGTGTGGAGTCAGGCAGGCTTTAATCTCTGCCACTTCCTACAGTGCTATCTGTCTTtatgcaagttatttaacttctctaaacCTTAGTCTCCTATCGGAAAAAAGGTGGTCACAGCACTTACTTCGTGAGTTtgttaaaactaaatgaaagaaatgCACTTGACATTACATCTGCAACAAAGTCAAGGCTCAATAAACAGCAGCTTTTATCATTACTTCAGCTTCCTGGGGTGATTTTGATACAAGGTATTGTTCCACACAGACAATGGGAAAGGGAGCAAAAACTGAATCCTTTTAAAGTTACTATTTTCACAGAGCCCTAGCTCTAACTAGCAGTGGAGTAAACCAGGGTATCTATGTTTTCACTCTTCTTTATATTTTGGGATTTGGACACAATTTCCAGAATGGATTTTGCTGCTCTAAAAAAAGTATGAAAACCACAGCGCTTTAGGAGAACTGAATCCACGATTTGGATAGAAATCCTTTTAATTGCCAGGTGACTTGTCAATGTGGTAATCTGTCCTCTCACACTCATCCCCGATACGGCTGACTGGCCCGTGAAGAACTGCTTGCATGGCTCGGTGCTATAAACGACCATTTAGAAACTGTGGCCCACCAGGAGCACTACCAAATCCAAGCTGGAGAATACTTTATGATTGCATTTACTTAATCTCACATAAACTTCTGTAAGGATACAATACCATCTTAAATATGAGGAAAATGTCGCATAAAGAATAAAGCAGTCAGTCCAGTATGAAAGTGAAGACTGCTAGATAGGAACACAAGGCAGACACAGCTTCCAGTCTACAAGGAagtattttgctttcatttgtgTGGTTTATTTGATAAACTCCAGATTCTCATGGTTTCAGCTTGATATTTCAATGTAACATGCAGTAATGCAAATAATATATTTGGTGTACTGGATACATCCATGGTTTTCACTTACACAAAACACAAATTGTGGAAGACTTCCTGAATCATAATGGTGGCTTAAACCAAAGGGCAGCTGTCTAGCTAGTACCTCCCTGGAAGAATCTGGTTTTTGAAACAGGAGGAAACTACAACCAGAGGGGGCTCATGAGAACTCCACAAGTATAACAGAccccacagtaatcaaaaccacCACCAGTGTCTTGCATTCTCATGTCTCCATTTTGGATTAGGCAGAAAAAGGGAATTAAAGCTAGAGAAGGGCTTCTAGGGCagaggtggtagtggtggtggtggggaggctCTATGCTGAATTGCTAAATTTGTATCCTTATTTACTATGCCAGATATGCCTTACTGCCCCTTAAAGTCactaataaaatatatgaagtcAGTATAACACCCTTCTTTCCCCTTGGGCTTTCCACATCCCTGGGCAGATGGCAGGAAAGACTGGGCTACCTTAAACTTCCAGGCTAGGTGTTCGTCATAGCTCCAGGGAGAGGACTTCAGGACTTGAGGCTTGACCATAGGCTTACGGTTAAAGTTAGAGATGGTTAAAGTGGGAGACTACATAGGATCCTGCCAAACTCCCTAACTCTTCAAAGAAGAACTGAAATACTGTCTGAAATGTATTTTGGTGATACTTTTAAGGGCCTTACAGGACTTTTGGTGATACTTTTAAGGGCCTTACAGGACTTTTAGTGATTCATGTTACATGAGTCTTCACTTTTGAATCATGAACCTCCCTTTGAGAATCAGATAAAAGTTACGAACCCTCAGAACATTTACAACTACCCCCCCAAAATAAACATTCATACTTACACATTATGTATATAATCCTCAGGGGGGTTCATTGCCCAAAAGCCCAGGTTAAGAACCTCTGCTTTATGTTTTCCCAACTTAATCAAGGCAATGGTGGTAATCATTTAAAGATGAACAGACATGTTGatgtgaaaagaataaaaagagtgGACGAATAGGTCTAGAAGGGACTGGGGTATTGATGGTATTAGTTGGAGGAAGTGGAAGGGAAGGGTGCTCAACTGGGCTAGGAGCCTGGTTTCACTGGCCCACTGTATTACATACTTGATACCTACAGTGAGCTGAATTCTAGAGGCTAGTACGCTACTCTCTAGTGCACCTTCTGCTTCCTCCAGCTGCCCTGTGTGCATGGCTACTTGTGGGTGATTCCAGACCTTTttgtgccagttgtttttttctgtattcatATAATGTAATTAAACAACGCATATACTTAAGAAAAAATTACTGCATTAAAAATTATTCCTATAAAAATTAAGCCAAATGCTTTGGAAAGACATGATACAAAGCAGAGCACATTTTAAAGCTGCTGAATTGGGAGTGGGCAAGACAACTGCAAAAGATTGGGAGGGGTCTTAAAAACCTCTGAGTGCTTCAAAAGTGCCTAAGTGCTCAATCCACTTTAAAGTAACCGAAACTGGAAATCACAGATGATATCTTATGGGTGAAATAGTCAAATAGTGGCTCTTATCTCAGAAtgcacattagaattacctgggaAACTTAAAAACCAGTCTACCCCCCTCCCCATTCTGAATAATTAGTCTGGACTGGGGCTCATCAGTAGTTTTTAAAAGTTCTCAGGGTGCAGCCAGTTTAGGGAATCACTCGTGTAGTTTAGACCATTGGGAACaacttacaaaaaggaaaacgTCTGGGCACTGCACCAAAAGATATATGGTGCGAGGGTTCACAGGCTAAAAGATGTCCTGATCTGGGCCCACATTACCAAGCAGGTCTCAGCTTGAGTCTTCTTTTTAGAAGTCTCATACTAGGATGCAACACCAATGATTTGAGGACTCGAATCTCACTTTCCTGGTTGGTGTTCTAAGTAAGGCTAGGCGGAGAGGAACAGAGGGGCAGTTTCTCCTCAACTCTTCATTCCCAAAGACTTCTGCTCCCCAGAAGTAATGCCAGTTTTCTTTACGTGTGTTGTGGTTGCCAGAAGGTAGTcatggggggaaggggggagagTTGGGGAAGAAGGCCTGGGAAGAAAATGTTTCTCCTGTCCTCCATTTCACAGGCAGTCTAGAACGCTCCCAACTGGGTCAGAGAACAAAAAGTTCTTGCATTTGGGGCGATGAGCCCCAGGGAGCAGGCGAATCTCAATCCATCCCCACGCCAAGGGCGTCCCAACCAAGCCTTCCTCTACTCCCTACACACCCACTCACCCTCCCCTGTTACAACAGGGAGCAGAAAagtcagaggagaaaggagggagcGTCGGGGGGCTTCGAACCTAGAATTCttctcctcccccccacccccccaccagcGCGGGGTTGGGGTTCGGGAGGTCGGGACCGTACAGGGGCTGGGAAGGGAAGTCGTGGGGGCTGGGGATCACTCACCGCGGTCCGGCCCGGGCGGCGGCTTCCAGCCTCGCACCATGGgccgggggagggggggaggtgggggcagggggcctCCGGGGTGAGAGTGGGGTTGCTGCCCGGCGCGGCCTGCTCCGAGCCCGCCCGTGCGGAGGGCCGGGACCGGGAGTGTCCCCCCCACCAGCCCCCGAGAGAGCGCGCCCGCCTAGCCCAGCCCTGTTTGAGCGAGTTGGAGGCGGGGCGGGATCCAGGGGCGGTGCCAGGGCGGTCCGAGTTCTGACTGGTGAACGCAGGCAGGCTGTCACCGGCGGGACGCACTGGATCGGCCATTGGCTGCGTGGGTTTCGGCTGAAGTCTACTATTGGCCGCGTTGGTCTCATCCGGGATTGGCTATTGGCTGCACGGTAGGCAAGATGTCCCCCGAGGCCTGTGTGCTGCGTATGATAACTGCCCCTATCATTCTATTGGCGCCGGACTTTCGACGTGTACAGGCCTTGTCCCTCCCATACTTCCCCAAGGAGAGACACGAGCACTTTGCTGAACTGTCGGGGCCGCCAGTAACACCTCCGCAGTTGTTTTCTCCCTAAGGAAGCTCCGGGAAGCCCTTTTCAGCATCTCCTTCTCAGCATGCCCACGCTCGGCGCCTTCCCCAGCGGAAGTCCCAACTGCCGCCAGCAGCGTCAGCTGTAACGAAGGGCCTAACGCAACCGAGATGGATCAGATGTCTTGCC
The Choloepus didactylus isolate mChoDid1 chromosome 4, mChoDid1.pri, whole genome shotgun sequence DNA segment above includes these coding regions:
- the HOMEZ gene encoding homeobox and leucine zipper protein Homez isoform X2, whose translation is MSISEGQKSESTMPPNKEASSLNSSLGGLICLPPISEELQLVWTQAAQTSELDSNEHLLQTFSYFPYPSLADIALLCLRYGLQMEKVKTWFMVQRLRCGISWSSEEIEETRARVVYHRDQLHFKSLLSFTHHSGRPLEEVPPSPVPPPEQVGLGVGTLTPSEPTQMKGLKVESEESSQITPLPLSHQKAKEPRLALGSGILSHQSGFWQDLHSGGLSKKQAGSGPDQSQGLGSASWNHSTAVHQPRARDKPPPISLLASRCKQGSASSVTPSSSTSSSFQVLANGATAASKPLQTLGCTPQPLSPNEQALPPHLEPAWPQGLRHNSVSGRVGPAEYLSPDMQRQRKTKRKTKEQLAILKSFFLQCQWARREDYHKLEQITGLPRPEIIQWFGDTRYALKHGQLKWFRDNVVPGAPSFQDLATPTPPPSARSLNEWAETPPLPNPPPPPDIRPLERYWAAHQELRESDIPQLSQASRLSTQQVLDWFDSRLPEPAEVVVCLDEEEEEEDEELPEDDGDEEEEEEEEDDDDDVIIQD
- the HOMEZ gene encoding homeobox and leucine zipper protein Homez isoform X1, whose protein sequence is MVRGWKPPPGPDRAISEGQKSESTMPPNKEASSLNSSLGGLICLPPISEELQLVWTQAAQTSELDSNEHLLQTFSYFPYPSLADIALLCLRYGLQMEKVKTWFMVQRLRCGISWSSEEIEETRARVVYHRDQLHFKSLLSFTHHSGRPLEEVPPSPVPPPEQVGLGVGTLTPSEPTQMKGLKVESEESSQITPLPLSHQKAKEPRLALGSGILSHQSGFWQDLHSGGLSKKQAGSGPDQSQGLGSASWNHSTAVHQPRARDKPPPISLLASRCKQGSASSVTPSSSTSSSFQVLANGATAASKPLQTLGCTPQPLSPNEQALPPHLEPAWPQGLRHNSVSGRVGPAEYLSPDMQRQRKTKRKTKEQLAILKSFFLQCQWARREDYHKLEQITGLPRPEIIQWFGDTRYALKHGQLKWFRDNVVPGAPSFQDLATPTPPPSARSLNEWAETPPLPNPPPPPDIRPLERYWAAHQELRESDIPQLSQASRLSTQQVLDWFDSRLPEPAEVVVCLDEEEEEEDEELPEDDGDEEEEEEEEDDDDDVIIQD
- the HOMEZ gene encoding homeobox and leucine zipper protein Homez isoform X3; the protein is MPPNKEASSLNSSLGGLICLPPISEELQLVWTQAAQTSELDSNEHLLQTFSYFPYPSLADIALLCLRYGLQMEKVKTWFMVQRLRCGISWSSEEIEETRARVVYHRDQLHFKSLLSFTHHSGRPLEEVPPSPVPPPEQVGLGVGTLTPSEPTQMKGLKVESEESSQITPLPLSHQKAKEPRLALGSGILSHQSGFWQDLHSGGLSKKQAGSGPDQSQGLGSASWNHSTAVHQPRARDKPPPISLLASRCKQGSASSVTPSSSTSSSFQVLANGATAASKPLQTLGCTPQPLSPNEQALPPHLEPAWPQGLRHNSVSGRVGPAEYLSPDMQRQRKTKRKTKEQLAILKSFFLQCQWARREDYHKLEQITGLPRPEIIQWFGDTRYALKHGQLKWFRDNVVPGAPSFQDLATPTPPPSARSLNEWAETPPLPNPPPPPDIRPLERYWAAHQELRESDIPQLSQASRLSTQQVLDWFDSRLPEPAEVVVCLDEEEEEEDEELPEDDGDEEEEEEEEDDDDDVIIQD